Genomic DNA from Epinephelus fuscoguttatus linkage group LG14, E.fuscoguttatus.final_Chr_v1:
cggcacgactagaaaaagcaatctggtgcaaattACGATATTGtcatcgtttaaaaagaaaaagcgtttccctgaccatcgcgctaaagaaataaccaacgccattggagttgagtaaaattgtttaagctgctctttagatataagcatgttttgtttactgcactttaacaaagtgggaaagctaagtaagttcctagtaaaactgaatctgagcaggctttaaagctgaccagctgcactatactttttattttaattgagtaaagctgtttaagcagaaatatatatttatatttttcaatcaaaaaatgtgttaaaaaacagcaggattttatttttcacttttatatttctattttcattcaaacaatgtgaaaaagcaggattttatatatatttgtttcattcaaaaattgggtaaaaagagttaactgctgtggtggtatgttttaataaggttaccaataagtaaaagatatttaatagttgtctatttttttcattactgtaccgaaaaaaactgaactgtgacttgtgtaccgaggtacgtaccgaactgAGATTTTTGTGTGCTGTTACACCCCTATTACAGAGTAAGGGTCGGGTCGGTGTAAAAAGAGTCAACCAGGTTTTATATTAAGTAGGGATGCatgattttttgccaatatccgatATGCCGATATATATAGTAACTCATAACCAATATCAATGTATCCACTTATCTCTCTCCCTAAGtaatcatcaagtctcttctgtagtggaattaacatcattgTAAGAGCCAAATATGTCATTCACTCAGCAGACATTAATTGCATTTGGAGCTTTAGTGTGTAATGGTAGGACCAACATTTTAGCTAAGGGCGAAAGGTTTTTCACCGCCGTGGTGCAGGACAGTGTGCAACttgctgtgtgtttggtttgaatgaaagataaagaaaattacatttattcaacCTGTGTTTGGTGGAAtgaataaacacaatgactgtttGGCAACTGGAACCAACAGTTTGTCTGAACTCAACACAGCCATGGAAGCTGTGGCATCAACCGTGCAAAGCTCGTCAGCCAGGTCAGGTCGGGTGAAACATCCATGCAGCTGCAAGTAATAGGCTTAGCTCCTACGATTATTATGCATGCTAACTTTTATTGTGACGGCCcaacagcagatggagacataaaatacgatacttttcaatgtatgtaaaatttattcattgtgcaaaataagaaatacCATGTTGGGagattctgatagttcattttagaGCCAATATCGGTCTTTACTGATGATCACTAGGTGTtgcacttgactcagcagctgctccaGAGTGGAACAGAGGGTGTGCtccaaatcacatactttttctttttacttttagcatgtgctgcagctgccgttaaaaagtatgtactgttgcatgcagtatgcacacaatcaggacacACTACTTACACATTATGTTACACCCTATACTTTGACCCGTTTGCCTTTTATATTTGTTACTTTGGAGATGAAACAAAACGCCCCTAAATGAGTTCGCCAGAGACGAAGATCAACCTGGagatctgctgttgttactttgcaatgtgtgTAGTTTAATTCTGAAGGTATAAGTGCGCAGATGTAGAttctaaatatatttaacaGTGAAATTACACCTGCAGTTCTGTCATTGTGATTTTCATAGgtatgtccttttgttgtttgtaatatttatgattattttgtttaattaaacaattaatattcctattattactatttgacTGGTCATCAATCACTTGAAGGCGCTGTTATCCGTCACTGCGGCTTCTGACAGATTTCAACAAGCTGTCAAGTCGTCATCTGTTTGtggctcagtcgatgtgacgcATCGTACGCTGTGCAGacgattgtgggtcagaatagctaGAAaggcatgctggcttgcatattGAAAAATCAGactggatgtagtagaacatcctggtatttttgacatactatgcaTTAAGAcgtactaaatctttttctggcgtACTATACTGTGGTAGTATGGGTACTGAAACACAAATAATGAGACTTAACTTCGTTGCAACCTCTGCCATCAGCTCAACGTTACAATAACAATGCCCCCCATTTTGTGCTTGCACATTTTACACAGGACGGTGTGTCGGAATAACACCGCAACATTTCCACCTTGAGCAggctgtgtaaaaggggcttgagAGAGCCCTCACCTCATCATATTGCGTAATACTAATGCAATAAAAGTTGGATTTAGCACTGTGACGCCTTTAGCACAGGTTACTGATGCAGCCTATTGAACGTGCCATAATACCAAATGCCTGTTCAGCTGATTTGCATTAAATCAAGCCGGTTTAATCTCATACACTGGACCAGATTGGCAAAATCGTAAATCAACCCAGCTCTATTGTACAGTTTTGACTAATTTTGAGTGGTGCATCACAAGGGCAGCGCTTCTGCCTTGCTGGGCGCCACTGCTCTCtccataggaaaacaatggcacAGCCAGCGCAGACTGGTTTTACCACTGATCATGTGTGGGCGGTTTAAGAGTGCTCACTGATTTAGCACTGCAGCCCTGTAACATTGTTGATATAACGATGTAAGTTAGTGTAAAAAATCAATGAGGCAGAACCAGAAAAATCGTCTTTTCCATTCACATTCTACTTTGTCAAAACCTGGAACCTACatcacccacaatgcaactccaccacagatagacagacaggtTGGAGATTTTTCTACTACTAGTGGAGCCACAGAAAGTTTTACACAACTACTTTCCCACATGCAGTAGTACTTCCTGACACCTGTTGACAGactgatgtgtaaaatcagcaGAGTTCCCTTTAACAGCGAGATACAGCTAATAAAATTAGCTTCTCCATATCTGAATGAGCAGTAATTTGTTGCAGTATAAATGGTTTTAGCACCAGGAGGGAAAATGTCTGCAGTGTGGCGCCAGCTGTGCCAAGCTGAGGTGTCTGAAGGCGGAGGAGGCGAAGCAGCTCCGTCACACCAGCCAGAGAATCACAATTAATCCCACCAAAATAAAAGAAGGTGTCAGGCAGCATCAATATAAACCTGTGGTATGTTCCAGGGTCAGAAGGCACCGTTTATATTACTCACAAAATACTCTGCAACCTGAATTATTTTAGGACAGCATTATTTTTAATTCTCACTgccaagcaaacaaacattaaaaacaccttCTCTATTCCAttaagatgtttttattttcagagcATATTGTGAAAAACAAACTTAATCAAATTAACTGAGGCCCATAACTAGGcagcacaaagaaaaacatgtgaATGGAGTGGTACTTGAATCAGTGCTCGAGTCTGCTGTTGTACATAATGGAGTACTCGGTAGGCGTATTATTGCTATCAGAGCTTCTGTGGTGATGTGAGTCTAATTCACTCCTGACAGTGCAGCATGATACAAATCTGAATTCAACAACAATCCACAGATCCTCCTCCGATCCACCACCCAAAGCTACTGGTGATGTGCAGGATGATGTGAGGACAGCACAGCGTTTACTTTgatgtatagaaaatgtttaagcGGTGATTCCTGCTGAGAAGGTTGTGCATCCTTTGCAATATGTCAATccacaagaaaataatcaaaaactATTTTGCAGGTGTGTCCCTGACAGATAACTTAGATtcgttttgttgtgtgttgggggtgagtgtgtgtgtgtggcgctgTCCGTAGTGCtgaaacagagcagagaagatggatggatgcacaGTGAGAGCACACCACTTACTTTGGTTTCTTAGCATCCCTGCTTTTCGTGAAGAGAGAAAGGCACAAACAGCTGCTCTACGTGCCTGACACTGCTGATTTTGACAGAGAATCGTTCATAAATTCAAAAGATACTTAGCGATTTGCTCAGGGCTGGGTATCGGTACTCGCTACCTTTAAGGTACCACTTtggaaatcagtgtttttagtgatggttttaagtgttttttatgtCATAATACTCCTGTGAGTCATTGTGCTTTTACAAttccaaataaaaatcaaatcaaatctacTAAGGCTGCATAATAAGCAAAAAATATCATATTGCAACTCTTTTGACAGATATTGCGATCGCGACGTGAGTTGCGATTTTAGTGGGAATGGAAAATTTTCACTTCGTTTTcattgaaaaaacaaattatgaTTTTGATTTTTGCTGGAGTCTGTACCAAACAGGCATGTTCCCTTGTATGTCTGGAATATGATTTAAAGGCCTGGGCTTCTCTGTAacaccacaatgcttcatttatgatggtgtgttgtgacacattttacctttgtCAAACAAACTCCCCAGTTAGATgatactgcattttttttgtacccagatctaCTAAAGAACGACtgtttgtatggttttgcttgcagccaatcaAGGCAAGCATTCTTCAGTTTAATGTAACATGTGATTGGccctctgctgcagcagcaatAACCCATACACTCTGTGGTTTGATAAAGTTGGTGAAGTTAGCGCTGTGTTTTTCAAAGAGGTGATAATTCAGTGTgccgagatgccaccaaatcattccacccacacacaccatgACGTTGATCAGCTCGTTGTCTTTGGTTAGTTACTCACTCTTTGGTGATCCAGGATGGTTCGGGTGGTTCAAGaaatgtttgatttgatttaaatgaCGTGTAAAGAGTTGCATAGTTCAGCTACAAACTGCTTTGGCTGCATATTCTGATTTACTGGGAAACCAAACAATTCCACatacagtaaaatcagacattCAGCTCCTTCATATAGCCTGACTGGAATGATCTTTTTTCCACAACTTCCTGCCACTGTGACGATTTGACTCTGAGACTGACGTTGAATTAGCCTCTTTAAATCGCATCGACCAACAGTCAACTATCTGAGGTCACCCCTGCTGTTTTCATAAGAATAACACTGCCAAAATTTGAACACTGGCCTCTGAAATGTGATCATTTCATTCATCTGAGACAGTAAATGTAATATCTTTGGTTTTTACCTGTTGgtcaaaaaaacaagacatttgaagacttCACCttgaagaaaataatcagcagattaatccatAATTAAAATGATCATTGCTCGTCTACATCTTTGAGTGATGCCTACCTGCGTGTGTCGTCTCCCTCCCCCTCCAGGTCCAGATGTTTCAGCAGCCCATTTATCTCCTCCACCACCTGTTTCCTGTAGTTTCTGATCGCAGCGTTTCCGGAAACATCCAGTGCGTCCAGCTCCACCTGCATCTCCGTCAGGATCCGTGATAGGTGGGCGCAGCTGTCCCTCCCGCTCAGGCCCATCAGCAGAGCCACCAGCTGACTGCGCGCCACGCTCACCTTCACCATCACCTGGTTGATGCGGTTCACGGCCTCATGGGTGTCTCCCGACAGCGGCAGGGAGAGCGTCTGCTGCTGCGTGCGCCCTTCGATCACGTCCTGCACAGCGCACAGGCGTGTCAGTGCCCGATAGCGCGCCTTGCGGAGCGGCACCCTCCCTTCGGTCTTGACTTGGGTGAGCCTGAGAATGAGCTCTTGGAGAGCATCCACCAGCTCGTCGCTAATTTCAGCCACCCCACCGGATCGTTGAGGTGCCACCACGCGTTCGTCCACCAGCTGCCGCGCCTCATTGCTCAGCTCCTCGATGGCCAAGCGGGATGGATGTGTGGCGTTCTCCTCCAGGTAGCGCAGGAGGCCCTCCACCTCCTGTGCTGCTCTCTTTCGTGCCCCCTGCAGCTCCGGTTTGCCCTCCGTGTCCACCTGGtccacctccagcagcagccGCGTCAGCTCACGCTCCAGACGTTTGTATTCTCGATCATTCTGCATGCCGCTGAAGGTGCAGACCTGAGGCCCCAGAGACGCCACCTCCTTCTGGACCTCATACAGCCGCATCATAGCAGGGTGCTGCGGGTGAtacggctgctgctgctgctccatcggatgttgctgctgctgctgtggaccGCCATGGTCCATCCTCTTCCCACCATCAAAGGGCTTCCCAAACAGGCTGCAGAAAGAGACAGATCAGAACAATAAGCACCAATTCAGAGCAGAGCCTCAGCAGAGCTAACACAGTTGTTTGCTGGCCAGAATGGGTGGATTACTTGAGAAGTTTCTTTCAGACGCTCACAGCCAACACTGTTTGAATTGGACCTCCAGCTAATATCTGGGCCTCTGCCAGAGCAGCTGGCATAAAGACAAACTCTGCAACCTCCGCCAAATATTTAAAACTCCACCGACTCCAGAGGAATTCACAACAACATAGTGAAATGTAAATGCTGTTAGCCCTGTTGTCACATGCTACTTAATATGTAGACAACATGGCATTTCTGTGTTTGAAATGAAAGCAACATCTTCATAAATCTTTCCTCgctgtggaaaaaaaggcaaCAGCATTCCTGCGTTACAGTAATCACACACGACCTTCTGATATAAACACAATGGCTGTTATGTTGCACTGGAGACGGTCGCCCACTGgcacctcaaaaaaaaaaatcctaagatGAGAAACCAGCCGAGGATAAATTGTATCTCCACTTTGCAGGCAGCTCTGTCATCCTTAACATGTCAGAAATCCAGCCTGCGGGCTGAAGAGTCATTAAACATGAACATAATCCATTTTATGTGTGAGCAATCCTGACGCTCTACCACTGTGCTGTCACTTCCCAGTTTGCTACTGGTTTCCAGAAACGTTAACCAGCCTCATCTGCGTGGAACGTTTGTCACGTTAACGAGAGAACTGAAGCTGCAGTGTTCGGTTTGTAAAAAGGACGATGACTAACACTGGATTCTTACAGCTGAGACTTCTGTCAATGTTTAAGGATATTTCTGATACGAATTCTTCCaatatttatctttttacaCA
This window encodes:
- the bag5 gene encoding BAG family molecular chaperone regulator 5 isoform X1 — protein: MRRAARRRRRARTQRAENSLFGKPFDGGKRMDHGGPQQQQQHPMEQQQQPYHPQHPAMMRLYEVQKEVASLGPQVCTFSGMQNDREYKRLERELTRLLLEVDQVDTEGKPELQGARKRAAQEVEGLLRYLEENATHPSRLAIEELSNEARQLVDERVVAPQRSGGVAEISDELVDALQELILRLTQVKTEGRVPLRKARYRALTRLCAVQDVIEGRTQQQTLSLPLSGDTHEAVNRINQVMVKVSVARSQLVALLMGLSGRDSCAHLSRILTEMQVELDALDVSGNAAIRNYRKQVVEEINGLLKHLDLEGEGDDTRRYDLAQNNSIREIEAVRAHVSHLREGVLRHCVMGDLSFRPKAELQSLLTHLDQVDTAKNPCIREARRRAVVEVQAIITFLDLREALARRQPGPNEHPSHRAVWLVLGSLSDLQAQVLGFDGKRVDKSYMMLEELLTKQLLTLDAVDPQGDEMTKMARKQAVKFAQNILNYLDMKTDQWEY
- the bag5 gene encoding BAG family molecular chaperone regulator 5 isoform X2; the protein is MCANVFGVLKSLFGKPFDGGKRMDHGGPQQQQQHPMEQQQQPYHPQHPAMMRLYEVQKEVASLGPQVCTFSGMQNDREYKRLERELTRLLLEVDQVDTEGKPELQGARKRAAQEVEGLLRYLEENATHPSRLAIEELSNEARQLVDERVVAPQRSGGVAEISDELVDALQELILRLTQVKTEGRVPLRKARYRALTRLCAVQDVIEGRTQQQTLSLPLSGDTHEAVNRINQVMVKVSVARSQLVALLMGLSGRDSCAHLSRILTEMQVELDALDVSGNAAIRNYRKQVVEEINGLLKHLDLEGEGDDTRRYDLAQNNSIREIEAVRAHVSHLREGVLRHCVMGDLSFRPKAELQSLLTHLDQVDTAKNPCIREARRRAVVEVQAIITFLDLREALARRQPGPNEHPSHRAVWLVLGSLSDLQAQVLGFDGKRVDKSYMMLEELLTKQLLTLDAVDPQGDEMTKMARKQAVKFAQNILNYLDMKTDQWEY
- the bag5 gene encoding BAG family molecular chaperone regulator 5 isoform X3, coding for MAVRWLCSLFGKPFDGGKRMDHGGPQQQQQHPMEQQQQPYHPQHPAMMRLYEVQKEVASLGPQVCTFSGMQNDREYKRLERELTRLLLEVDQVDTEGKPELQGARKRAAQEVEGLLRYLEENATHPSRLAIEELSNEARQLVDERVVAPQRSGGVAEISDELVDALQELILRLTQVKTEGRVPLRKARYRALTRLCAVQDVIEGRTQQQTLSLPLSGDTHEAVNRINQVMVKVSVARSQLVALLMGLSGRDSCAHLSRILTEMQVELDALDVSGNAAIRNYRKQVVEEINGLLKHLDLEGEGDDTRRYDLAQNNSIREIEAVRAHVSHLREGVLRHCVMGDLSFRPKAELQSLLTHLDQVDTAKNPCIREARRRAVVEVQAIITFLDLREALARRQPGPNEHPSHRAVWLVLGSLSDLQAQVLGFDGKRVDKSYMMLEELLTKQLLTLDAVDPQGDEMTKMARKQAVKFAQNILNYLDMKTDQWEY